In a single window of the Labilithrix sp. genome:
- a CDS encoding acyl-CoA/acyl-ACP dehydrogenase: MYTPTTKTSELVAKAHNVAVEVAAKHAADVDQKARFPEEAVNAMKQAKLLSAAVPKDLGGAGSNMEELAAMCFHLSQGCASSGMVFAMHIIQVACVARHGHESEYFKGYMKELVEKQLLMGSVTSEVGVWGDTRSSICAVARKDGKFKLDKDASTASYAAQADDLLVTARRDPDAPPSDQVLVLVRKKDRNLTQTTTWDTMGMRGTCSPGFKLESSGPEEQVLPGSFADASAQTMVSYSHILWAALWLGIAFDAVARASAHVRAEARKTPGQVPMKANHLARLSVKLQTMRNDVQALATEFDRITAMPNGMEELLTVGWALKMNNLKVGASEAVQDIVHEALQIIGINAYKNDSKVSVARHYRDALSAALMISNDRIFQKTASMLLVYKDE, translated from the coding sequence ATGTACACGCCGACAACCAAGACCAGCGAGCTCGTCGCGAAGGCCCACAACGTCGCGGTGGAGGTGGCGGCGAAACACGCCGCCGACGTCGACCAGAAGGCGCGCTTCCCAGAGGAGGCCGTCAACGCGATGAAGCAGGCGAAGCTCCTCTCCGCCGCGGTGCCGAAGGACCTCGGCGGCGCCGGCTCCAACATGGAGGAGCTCGCCGCGATGTGCTTCCACCTCTCGCAGGGCTGCGCCTCGAGCGGGATGGTCTTCGCGATGCACATCATCCAGGTCGCGTGCGTCGCGCGCCACGGCCACGAGTCCGAGTACTTCAAGGGCTACATGAAGGAGCTCGTCGAGAAGCAGCTCCTCATGGGCTCGGTCACCTCCGAGGTCGGCGTCTGGGGCGACACGCGCTCCTCGATCTGCGCCGTCGCGCGCAAGGACGGCAAGTTCAAGCTCGACAAGGACGCGTCGACGGCGTCGTACGCGGCGCAGGCCGACGACCTGCTCGTCACCGCGCGCCGCGATCCCGACGCGCCGCCGAGCGATCAGGTGCTCGTCCTCGTCCGCAAGAAGGACCGGAACCTCACCCAGACGACGACCTGGGACACGATGGGCATGCGCGGCACGTGCAGCCCGGGCTTCAAGCTCGAGTCGTCGGGACCGGAGGAGCAGGTGCTCCCCGGCTCCTTCGCCGACGCGTCGGCGCAGACGATGGTCTCGTACTCGCACATCCTCTGGGCGGCGCTCTGGCTCGGCATCGCGTTCGACGCGGTGGCGCGCGCCTCGGCGCACGTGCGGGCGGAGGCGCGCAAGACGCCGGGGCAGGTCCCGATGAAGGCGAACCACCTCGCGCGCCTCTCGGTGAAGCTGCAGACGATGCGCAACGACGTGCAGGCGCTCGCGACGGAGTTCGACCGCATCACGGCGATGCCGAACGGCATGGAGGAGCTCCTGACGGTGGGGTGGGCGCTCAAGATGAACAACCTGAAGGTCGGGGCCTCCGAGGCGGTGCAGGACATCGTGCACGAGGCGCTCCAGATCATCGGCATCAACGCCTACAAGAACGACTCGAAGGTCTCGGTCGCGCGCCACTACCGCGACGCGCTCTCGGCCGCGCTGATGATCTCGAACGACCGCATCTTCCAGAAGACCGCGTCGATGCTGCTCGTTTACAAGGACGAGTAG
- a CDS encoding nucleotide sugar dehydrogenase yields the protein MGMSETIAVIGLGYVGLPVALAFAKKFDTVGFDVDAPKVKELVSGYDRNHEVPEAVLKGTKLKMTADPADLKSVTFWVVAVPTPVDVNNVPDLTPVVKASETVGKHLKKGDVVVYESTVYPGVTEDVCGPVLCKVSGLARSDFKLGYSPERINPGDKEHTLERITKVVSGEDAATLERVASTYGAIIDAGVHRAPTIKVAEAAKVIENTQRDINIALMNELALIFDRIGIRTADVLAAAGTKWNFLKFKPGLVGGHCIGVDPYYLTTMAQRAGYHSEVILAGRRINDNMGRYVAQRTVKMLVNANIPVKGARVGVLGLTFKEDVNDIRNSKVPTIVEELREFGVQVLLHDPYANAAETKHEYGLDLNQLEEFRALDGIVFAVSHKAYLEMGADKLRACLREGGIFMDVKSAFEPAKLGDSVRYWSL from the coding sequence ATGGGCATGAGCGAAACCATCGCCGTCATCGGCCTCGGGTATGTCGGCCTTCCGGTCGCGCTCGCCTTCGCGAAGAAATTCGACACGGTCGGCTTCGACGTCGACGCGCCCAAGGTGAAGGAGCTCGTGAGCGGCTACGACCGCAACCACGAGGTGCCAGAGGCCGTCCTCAAGGGTACCAAGCTCAAGATGACGGCCGACCCCGCCGACCTGAAGAGCGTCACGTTCTGGGTCGTCGCGGTGCCGACCCCCGTCGACGTGAACAACGTGCCCGACCTCACGCCGGTGGTGAAGGCCTCCGAGACGGTCGGCAAGCACCTGAAGAAGGGCGACGTCGTCGTCTACGAGTCCACCGTCTACCCCGGCGTCACGGAGGACGTGTGCGGGCCGGTGCTCTGCAAGGTGTCGGGGCTCGCGCGCTCCGACTTCAAGCTCGGTTACTCGCCGGAGCGCATCAACCCCGGCGACAAGGAGCACACCCTCGAGCGCATCACGAAGGTCGTGTCGGGCGAAGACGCGGCGACGCTCGAGCGCGTCGCCTCCACCTACGGCGCGATCATCGACGCGGGCGTGCACCGCGCGCCGACGATCAAGGTCGCGGAGGCGGCGAAGGTGATCGAGAACACGCAGCGCGACATCAACATCGCGCTGATGAACGAGCTCGCGCTCATCTTCGATCGGATCGGCATCCGCACCGCCGACGTCCTCGCCGCGGCGGGCACGAAGTGGAACTTCCTCAAGTTCAAGCCGGGCCTCGTCGGCGGCCACTGCATCGGCGTCGACCCCTACTACCTGACGACGATGGCGCAGCGCGCCGGCTACCACTCCGAGGTCATCCTCGCGGGCCGGCGCATCAACGACAACATGGGCCGCTACGTCGCGCAGCGCACCGTGAAGATGCTCGTCAACGCGAACATCCCGGTGAAGGGCGCGCGCGTCGGCGTGCTCGGCCTCACGTTCAAGGAGGACGTGAACGACATCCGCAACAGCAAGGTCCCCACGATCGTGGAGGAGCTGCGCGAGTTCGGGGTCCAGGTCCTCCTCCACGACCCGTACGCGAACGCGGCGGAGACGAAGCACGAGTACGGCCTCGATCTGAACCAGCTCGAGGAGTTCCGCGCGCTCGACGGGATCGTGTTCGCGGTGAGCCACAAGGCGTACCTCGAGATGGGCGCGGACAAGCTCCGCGCCTGCTTGCGCGAGGGTGGGATCTTCATGGACGTGAAGAGCGCGTTCGAGCCTGCGAAGCTCGGCGATAGCGTTCGCTACTGGAGCCTGTAG
- a CDS encoding CpsD/CapB family tyrosine-protein kinase, which produces MAGQPQRRGGHTSTGLSIQYQDVDQQPYLQGHLVPRTSSLTGPPPPMPSTAPRAHHMTGPPPPMSYSGAYTGHNHRVPREAQMTGPPPPMSYGTQSYGTPSFGGTQSLPPMSAPPMPRHGSDPSFRAAPPPPGPPGIVLRGSVDPRLTLLIEPNSSRSTAFRTLRDNLIAKNLPRIIAVSSPLKGDGKTTCALNLALALSEEARVLLLDGNLIEPHLHTVFGINENTRPSTAHGPWAAPYTVADYSNTFAIAALVLAPGTRPLFDRRWFEQLLGSLRRSHWDYIVIDSAAVTADPTVMQLVSTADGTLLCVRAGVTTGRALRRAHDQLPHGKALGVALIDTKPT; this is translated from the coding sequence ATGGCGGGGCAGCCGCAGCGGCGGGGCGGGCACACGAGCACCGGCCTCTCCATCCAGTACCAGGACGTCGATCAGCAGCCGTACCTCCAGGGGCACCTCGTCCCGCGCACGTCTTCGCTGACGGGCCCGCCCCCGCCGATGCCCTCGACCGCGCCGCGCGCGCACCACATGACGGGGCCGCCCCCGCCGATGTCGTACTCGGGGGCCTACACGGGGCACAACCATCGCGTCCCGCGCGAGGCGCAGATGACGGGGCCGCCCCCGCCGATGTCGTACGGGACGCAGTCGTACGGGACGCCGTCGTTCGGCGGGACGCAGTCGCTCCCGCCGATGAGCGCGCCGCCGATGCCGCGCCACGGCTCGGACCCGAGCTTCCGCGCGGCGCCGCCTCCGCCGGGACCGCCGGGCATCGTCCTCCGCGGCAGCGTCGACCCGCGCCTCACGCTCCTCATCGAGCCGAACTCCTCGCGCTCGACCGCGTTCCGCACGCTGCGCGACAACCTGATCGCGAAGAACCTGCCCCGCATCATCGCGGTGTCGAGCCCGCTCAAGGGAGACGGCAAGACGACGTGCGCGCTGAACCTCGCGCTCGCGCTGTCGGAGGAGGCGCGCGTCCTCCTCCTCGACGGCAACCTCATCGAGCCGCACCTCCACACCGTGTTCGGCATCAACGAGAACACCCGGCCCTCCACCGCGCACGGCCCCTGGGCGGCGCCGTACACCGTCGCGGACTACTCGAACACGTTCGCGATCGCGGCGCTCGTCCTCGCGCCGGGCACGCGCCCGCTCTTCGATCGCCGCTGGTTCGAGCAGCTCCTCGGCTCGCTCCGCCGCTCGCACTGGGACTACATCGTGATCGACTCCGCGGCCGTCACCGCCGACCCGACCGTGATGCAGCTCGTCTCCACCGCCGACGGCACGCTCCTCTGCGTACGCGCCGGCGTCACGACCGGCCGCGCCCTCCGCCGCGCCCACGATCAGCTCCCGCACGGCAAAGCCCTCGGCGTCGCCCTCATCGACACCAAACCCACCTGA
- a CDS encoding glycosyltransferase, translated as MGSPLRVLAITRIFPNAVEPLAAAFNRQQFAALGQLCDLRVMATIPWFPASGLVKSSKTSSLREVPARDVIAGLDVRHPRVVYVPGLAGLSGALEVASLLPSFMAEVKRGVDVVLGSWAYPEGAASIALARLARVPAVVKAHGSDLNVQGDMLGPRTNLAFALPRAHRVVPVSKALGEQAVRLGARPESVEVVANGTDAKLFLLRDRDEVRRALTWPGGWPERLVLYVGRIERAKGVLDLLAAFATIADRDRGLSLALLGDGGAMAEARAAAAPLGDRVRFLGARPLAEVTQWMSASTLVTLPSHAEGSPNVVREALACGRPVVGTNVGGIPELVTPANGALVPAKDPRALGEALLAVASRTFDPAEIRASSGGSWEESAAALLRVLTSAVDEHRRAAAANSR; from the coding sequence GTGGGCTCACCACTTCGCGTCCTCGCGATCACCCGGATCTTCCCGAACGCGGTCGAGCCGCTCGCGGCGGCGTTCAACCGGCAGCAGTTCGCCGCGCTCGGACAGCTCTGCGATCTCCGCGTGATGGCCACGATCCCGTGGTTCCCCGCCTCCGGCCTCGTGAAGAGCTCGAAGACCTCGAGCCTGCGCGAGGTCCCGGCGCGGGACGTCATCGCCGGGCTCGACGTCCGCCATCCCCGCGTCGTCTACGTGCCCGGGCTCGCCGGCCTGTCGGGCGCGCTCGAGGTCGCCTCGCTCCTGCCTTCGTTCATGGCGGAGGTGAAGCGCGGGGTCGACGTCGTGCTCGGATCGTGGGCGTACCCGGAGGGCGCGGCGTCGATCGCGCTCGCGCGTCTCGCGCGCGTCCCCGCGGTCGTGAAGGCCCACGGCTCCGACCTCAACGTGCAAGGCGACATGCTCGGCCCGCGCACGAACCTCGCGTTCGCCCTCCCGCGCGCGCACCGCGTCGTGCCGGTGAGCAAGGCGCTCGGCGAGCAGGCGGTGCGCCTCGGCGCGCGCCCCGAGAGCGTCGAGGTCGTCGCGAACGGGACCGACGCGAAGCTCTTCCTCCTGCGCGATCGCGACGAGGTCCGCCGCGCGCTCACGTGGCCGGGCGGCTGGCCGGAGCGGCTCGTCTTGTACGTCGGGCGCATCGAGCGCGCGAAGGGCGTGCTCGATCTCCTCGCCGCGTTCGCGACGATCGCCGATCGCGATCGCGGCCTCTCGCTCGCGCTCCTCGGCGACGGCGGCGCGATGGCGGAGGCGCGCGCGGCGGCGGCGCCGCTCGGCGATCGCGTCCGGTTCCTCGGCGCGCGCCCGCTCGCGGAGGTCACGCAGTGGATGTCGGCGAGCACGCTCGTGACGCTCCCCTCCCACGCGGAGGGATCGCCCAACGTCGTCCGCGAGGCGCTCGCGTGCGGGCGGCCGGTGGTGGGCACGAACGTCGGCGGGATCCCCGAGCTCGTCACGCCCGCCAACGGCGCGCTCGTGCCGGCGAAGGACCCGCGCGCGCTCGGAGAGGCGCTCCTCGCCGTCGCCAGCCGCACCTTCGATCCCGCGGAAATCCGCGCATCTAGCGGCGGTTCCTGGGAGGAAAGCGCGGCGGCGCTCCTGCGAGTGCTAACATCTGCGGTCGATGAGCACCGAAGAGCCGCCGCCGCAAACAGCCGCTGA
- a CDS encoding polysaccharide biosynthesis/export family protein, whose translation MGRLRSLLLALAVFSSVACGATVPPYDYAKEPDPRKSEYEIGALDQIRVTVWKNPDLSAETTVRPDGIITLPLIGDVKAAGRTPTALQKEITKRYGEFVRLEGTTVNVGVAQVNSYSFTVSGNVEKAGVYKERNYVTVLEAIALAGGANKYAGNTAFIVRSHPSRKVPIDLKRAAAGEIPEENVVVIKGDIIVVQ comes from the coding sequence ATGGGTCGCCTTCGTTCGTTGCTCCTCGCCCTCGCCGTCTTCTCGTCGGTCGCGTGCGGCGCCACCGTTCCGCCGTACGACTACGCGAAGGAGCCGGACCCGAGGAAGTCCGAGTACGAGATCGGCGCGCTCGATCAGATCCGCGTGACGGTCTGGAAGAACCCCGATCTCTCCGCCGAGACGACGGTGCGCCCCGACGGCATCATCACCCTCCCGCTCATCGGCGACGTGAAGGCCGCCGGTCGCACGCCGACCGCGCTCCAGAAGGAGATCACGAAGCGCTACGGCGAGTTCGTCCGCCTCGAGGGCACGACCGTCAACGTCGGCGTCGCGCAGGTCAACAGCTACTCCTTCACCGTGAGCGGCAACGTCGAGAAGGCCGGCGTCTACAAGGAGCGCAACTACGTCACCGTGCTCGAGGCGATCGCGCTCGCGGGCGGGGCGAACAAGTACGCCGGCAACACGGCGTTCATCGTGCGGAGCCACCCGTCGCGGAAGGTCCCGATCGACCTGAAGCGCGCGGCGGCGGGCGAGATCCCGGAGGAGAACGTCGTCGTCATCAAGGGCGACATCATCGTCGTGCAGTGA
- a CDS encoding SpoIIE family protein phosphatase encodes MRLSADSPLLVGRGAHNHLILNDYRISRQHSRVTRERDGFVVYDLNSSNGTFVNGVAVRRQEIHPNDEISFGPHAFRVEYVGDVAGPSAELPRKQDWQIAESMTSFYQVNTRPQPNPQMETIMPPGEAELLRTGEVASLRAQRPPSSSNAVEAISVEDDGSMRESSRYRAEEVKVDLFQLEDAYNKLTTLYGFMQSISRTINRSELVDLIARQILDLYPAAKDVGLYVKDPSGRFALLHFASATGTRAAAALTNDTTRAILHAGRALFDAHHQDGTTAGSTMFAPMFDRDDVFGIIFVGTGAGSRAQFTLGDLEMLDGIAVPVGITLQNSRMHEESLQRERLNRDLELAAQMQKSFLPREVPSVQGIEFLATYKAAYTVGGDFYDVFWVGPHHLAVFIGDIAGKGIAAALLMARITGELRVAALAHVEPVPVFTVMNRSVIDRGQPEVFFTAIYFTLDVRTGEVRLAAAGQPPPYICHADGTVEVITDGASPAVGMLEDTQFSATRFYLREGDSLVLYTDGVVEAAATDGSLYGDDRLAQCLRTTGSMPQDISDGIVRDVGLFTRTAPANDDMTIFVCHRTTGFPTERFRRISDPPPVTPRMVTARR; translated from the coding sequence GTGCGCCTTTCCGCCGATAGCCCGCTCCTCGTCGGTCGCGGAGCGCACAACCACCTCATCCTCAACGACTACCGGATCTCGCGCCAGCACTCGCGCGTGACACGAGAACGTGACGGGTTCGTCGTCTACGACCTGAACAGCTCGAACGGCACCTTCGTGAACGGCGTCGCGGTGCGGCGCCAGGAGATCCACCCGAACGACGAGATCTCGTTCGGTCCGCACGCCTTCCGCGTCGAGTACGTCGGCGACGTCGCCGGTCCTTCGGCCGAGCTGCCCCGCAAGCAAGACTGGCAGATCGCCGAGAGCATGACGAGCTTCTACCAGGTCAACACGCGGCCGCAGCCGAACCCGCAGATGGAGACCATCATGCCGCCGGGCGAGGCCGAGCTCCTCCGCACCGGCGAGGTCGCCTCGCTCCGCGCGCAGCGCCCGCCGTCGTCGTCGAACGCGGTCGAGGCGATCTCGGTCGAGGACGACGGCTCGATGCGCGAGTCGTCCCGCTACCGCGCGGAGGAGGTCAAGGTCGACCTCTTCCAGCTCGAGGACGCGTACAACAAGCTCACCACGCTGTACGGCTTCATGCAGTCGATCAGCCGCACGATCAACCGGAGCGAGCTCGTCGACCTCATCGCGCGCCAGATCCTCGATCTTTATCCCGCGGCGAAGGACGTCGGCCTCTACGTCAAGGACCCCTCCGGCCGCTTCGCGCTGCTCCACTTCGCGAGCGCGACCGGCACGCGCGCCGCCGCCGCCCTCACGAACGACACCACGCGCGCGATCCTCCACGCCGGCCGCGCGCTCTTCGACGCGCACCACCAGGACGGCACCACCGCCGGCTCGACGATGTTCGCGCCGATGTTCGACCGCGACGACGTGTTCGGCATCATCTTCGTCGGCACCGGCGCCGGCTCGCGCGCGCAGTTCACGCTCGGCGATCTCGAGATGCTCGACGGCATCGCGGTCCCGGTCGGCATCACGCTCCAGAACTCGCGCATGCACGAGGAGTCGCTGCAGCGAGAGCGCCTCAACCGCGACCTCGAGCTCGCGGCGCAGATGCAGAAGAGCTTCCTCCCGCGCGAGGTCCCCTCCGTCCAGGGCATCGAGTTCCTCGCGACGTACAAGGCGGCCTACACCGTCGGCGGCGACTTCTACGACGTGTTCTGGGTCGGGCCGCATCACCTCGCCGTGTTCATCGGCGACATCGCGGGCAAGGGCATCGCCGCCGCGCTCCTCATGGCGCGCATCACCGGCGAGCTCCGCGTCGCCGCGCTCGCGCACGTGGAGCCGGTGCCGGTGTTCACGGTCATGAACCGCTCCGTCATCGACCGCGGTCAGCCCGAGGTCTTCTTCACCGCGATCTACTTCACGCTCGACGTGCGCACGGGCGAGGTCCGCCTCGCCGCCGCGGGGCAGCCGCCGCCGTACATCTGTCACGCCGACGGCACGGTGGAGGTCATCACCGACGGCGCGTCGCCCGCGGTCGGCATGCTCGAGGACACGCAGTTCAGCGCGACGCGCTTCTACCTGCGCGAGGGCGACTCGCTCGTGCTCTACACCGACGGCGTCGTCGAGGCGGCCGCGACCGACGGCTCGCTCTACGGCGACGACCGGCTCGCGCAGTGCCTGCGCACGACCGGCTCGATGCCGCAGGACATCTCGGACGGGATCGTGCGCGACGTCGGGCTCTTCACGCGCACCGCGCCCGCGAACGACGACATGACGATCTTCGTGTGCCACCGCACGACCGGGTTCCCGACCGAGCGCTTCCGCCGGATCTCGGATCCGCCGCCGGTCACGCCGCGGATGGTCACTGCACGACGATGA